The following DNA comes from Pseudomonas sp. Tri1.
GTTCGACATGGTCATGGCGGTTGCCGTCGGCCTGCTGCTGGCCGCCGGGCTGTTCATCAAGCGCATGAGCGAGCTGACGGATAGCGCTGAACTGCCCCGGCACTTCCATCAAGCCTTGCTGGACATGCCCGAGCATGTGCGCTGCTACGGAATTCGCGGGCCGCTGTTCTTCGGCGCGGCAGAAAAAGCCCTCGATGTGCTGCGCAAGTTCGATCCGGGGGTGCGGGTGGTGGTGGTGGAAATGAGCGCCGTGCCGATGCTGGACATGACCGCGCTGGCCGCTTTTGAAAATATCCTGAAGGACTATCGCAAGCAGGGCATCGGCCTGATCCTGGTGGCGACCGCGCCACGGGTGCGCCTGAAATTGCGCCGCGCCGGCATTCATCGCGAGCAGCGCCAATTGGCGTATGTGCAAACCCTGGAGCAGGCGCGGATCAAAAGCGAGCAGTGGCTGGCCGCTAGCAGCGCCGCTCATTGAGGCAATGCTGTTCACTTAAGAAGGTAGATGAACCCCCTCGCCACAGGTCAATCGAACTGCGCACGCATCCAGGCTTGGTACTCGGCCACACCGGCCTCGCCTTCACGGGGCGCCCAGTGGGCCAGTTCACCCTCACCCACGGGCCGGTAAGGGCCGGCCTTGCATTCGAACATCAGACTGTCGGCCTCCAGCACCACCAGGCCGTGATACACACCGGCCGGCAGGTCGACACCGAGGCAATCGCCGCCGGCGTGCAAGACGCGCTTGTCCTGCACGGCACCGGTGTCATCAAAGATCAACACACCGAGCCGGCCCTTGAGCACCAGCAAGGTTTCAGCCTTGTCAGCGCTCAAATGGCGATGGGGCGGGATGTAGGTGGAGGGTTGCAAGCCAACCACCATGCGATGGCACGGCTCGTCCATCTGATGAAAATTGTGATGCTGGCGCCCGCGTGGATTAGCCGCAGCTTTGCCGGCCAATTCAGCGAACAGCGCCTGATCCAGAAAGCCCGGCCGACTCATCGATTACATCCCCTTGACGGCAAAAATGCCATTGGCGTTGCGCCAGTAACCTTTGTAGTCCATGCCGTAGCCAAAGATGTAGCGGTCAATGCACGGCAGGCCAACGAAGTCGGCTTTCAGGTCAGGACGGGCCTTGCGGTCGTGGTCCTTGTCGATCAGCACGGCGGTGTGCACGGCACGAGCGCCGGCGTGTTTGCAGAAGTCGATGATGGCGCCCAGGGTGTGACCTTCATCGAGGATGTCGTCGATGATCAGCACGTCGCGGTCGATGAACGAGACTTCCGGCTTGGCTTTCCAGAACAGGTCGCCGCCGCTGGTTTCGTTGCGATAACGGGTGGCGTGCAGGTAGGAGGCTTCCAGCGGGAAGTTCAGATAGGTCAGCAATTTGCCGGAGAAAATCAGCCCGCCGTTCATGACGCAAAACACCACCGGGTTGGCATCGGCCAGTTGATCATTGATTTGTGCACCGACACGGGCAATGGCCGCTTCGACTTCGGCTTCGGTGTACAGGCAGTCAGCCTCTCGCATGATTTGACGGATATGCTCGAGATCAGCGGACATGGCGCTCTCCAGGGGTGGCGGATCGGAAAAACGGGCAAAGGTACGCATCAAGCGAGGCCAGATCAAGCGTTTGTGGACTAACGTTCTGTATTGTCTATAGGACAACACCCTCGGATAGATTAATCTAGGCCGGTTTTTTTGCCCGCCGCCGGAGCCTTCCCCCATGCCCATCCTCGAGATCCGCCATCCGCTGATCAGACACAAACTCGGCCTGATGCGCCGCGCCGACATTAGCACGAAGAACTTCCGCGAGCTCGCCCAGGAAGTCGGTGCCCTGCTCACCTACGAAGCCACCAAGGACCTGCCGCTGGAGTCCTACGAGATCGACGGTTGGGCCGGTACGGTCCAGGTTGAG
Coding sequences within:
- a CDS encoding WbuC family cupin fold metalloprotein, producing MSRPGFLDQALFAELAGKAAANPRGRQHHNFHQMDEPCHRMVVGLQPSTYIPPHRHLSADKAETLLVLKGRLGVLIFDDTGAVQDKRVLHAGGDCLGVDLPAGVYHGLVVLEADSLMFECKAGPYRPVGEGELAHWAPREGEAGVAEYQAWMRAQFD
- a CDS encoding hypoxanthine-guanine phosphoribosyltransferase → MSADLEHIRQIMREADCLYTEAEVEAAIARVGAQINDQLADANPVVFCVMNGGLIFSGKLLTYLNFPLEASYLHATRYRNETSGGDLFWKAKPEVSFIDRDVLIIDDILDEGHTLGAIIDFCKHAGARAVHTAVLIDKDHDRKARPDLKADFVGLPCIDRYIFGYGMDYKGYWRNANGIFAVKGM